Proteins encoded together in one Desulfosporosinus meridiei DSM 13257 window:
- the pyrF gene encoding orotidine-5'-phosphate decarboxylase — protein MLKTGGISLDVRLNNQRVMVALDVQSREEALVLAKALQGSGCWLKVGLELYSYTGPMMIQELKALGFPIFLDLKLHDIPTTVERAIRGFVQCGADMINVHCSGGYDMMARAGNAVREEGSKLKSIPKVIGVTVLTSMSETQFRQEMGVQRNLGEHVVELAVLAEQAGLDGVVASAKEATDIRKSTKADFLIVTPGIRPAWSEAQDQARVLTPSEALDAGSSYLVIGRPITRSEDPRQALERLWT, from the coding sequence ATGTTAAAAACTGGGGGGATATCGTTGGATGTAAGATTAAATAATCAGCGAGTGATGGTAGCCTTAGACGTTCAAAGTCGAGAGGAAGCTTTAGTTTTAGCCAAAGCCCTTCAAGGCAGTGGGTGTTGGCTAAAAGTAGGCTTAGAACTTTACTCGTATACCGGCCCCATGATGATTCAGGAGCTAAAAGCTTTAGGTTTTCCCATTTTTCTTGATTTGAAGCTTCATGATATACCTACAACAGTGGAACGAGCAATTCGAGGATTCGTGCAGTGTGGGGCTGATATGATCAATGTCCATTGCAGCGGCGGGTATGATATGATGGCTAGGGCAGGGAATGCAGTGCGCGAAGAAGGAAGTAAGCTAAAAAGCATCCCTAAAGTGATTGGAGTTACAGTCCTGACAAGTATGTCAGAAACTCAATTCAGACAAGAGATGGGAGTCCAACGGAACCTGGGAGAGCACGTTGTAGAATTGGCGGTGCTAGCGGAACAGGCAGGACTTGACGGAGTCGTTGCATCTGCTAAGGAAGCAACAGATATTCGAAAAAGCACAAAAGCTGATTTCTTAATTGTGACGCCAGGAATTCGTCCAGCCTGGAGTGAAGCTCAGGATCAAGCAAGGGTTCTTACTCCTTCTGAGGCTTTAGATGCGGGCAGTTCGTACCTGGTCATCGGTAGGCCGATAACCCGCTCGGAAGATCCTCGCCAAGCTTTAGAACGGCTTTGGACCTAG
- a CDS encoding dihydroorotate dehydrogenase has product MNPVNLLTQFAGITLRNPLITCSGTYGFGEEYTSYCPLEALGGITLKGITPLPRLGNPVPRLAETPAGLLNAVGLENPGVEEFIQSYLPKIRKLPTAAIANISGFSLEDYVQLARALQKDSGLAALEVNISCPNVKHGGMHFGTDPQSAQEVIAAVKAETDLPVIAKLSPNVTDIVGMARAVQLGGADAISLINTLLGMHIDIYQQRPVLANTFGGLSGPAIRPVAVRMVWQVFQAVDLPIIGMGGITTWQDAIEFMLAGATAVSIGTGNFVNPQAPLEILQGIKEYCEEHGLASVKDLVGLAHH; this is encoded by the coding sequence ATGAATCCTGTTAATTTATTGACCCAGTTTGCTGGAATAACCTTAAGAAATCCACTGATTACTTGTTCGGGTACCTACGGATTTGGAGAGGAGTATACCAGCTATTGTCCCCTGGAAGCCTTAGGAGGAATAACCCTTAAAGGGATTACCCCCTTACCTCGACTGGGCAACCCTGTCCCCAGGTTAGCTGAAACTCCGGCAGGGTTGCTGAATGCTGTCGGTTTAGAAAATCCAGGGGTTGAAGAATTTATTCAATCCTATCTGCCAAAGATAAGAAAGCTACCTACTGCAGCAATCGCCAATATTTCCGGTTTTTCCCTTGAAGACTATGTTCAGCTGGCGCGAGCACTGCAAAAGGATTCCGGTTTAGCGGCACTTGAGGTGAATATTTCTTGCCCCAATGTTAAACATGGTGGAATGCATTTTGGTACAGATCCTCAAAGTGCCCAAGAAGTAATTGCCGCGGTAAAGGCTGAAACCGATCTGCCAGTTATTGCCAAGCTTTCTCCCAATGTAACAGATATTGTGGGCATGGCGCGGGCAGTTCAGCTTGGAGGGGCGGATGCTATATCTCTAATTAATACTCTTTTAGGAATGCATATTGATATTTATCAACAACGGCCTGTTTTAGCCAATACATTTGGAGGACTATCAGGTCCAGCGATTCGGCCGGTTGCCGTGCGAATGGTTTGGCAGGTTTTTCAAGCAGTCGATTTGCCGATTATTGGAATGGGCGGGATCACTACCTGGCAAGATGCCATAGAATTTATGTTAGCGGGCGCAACGGCAGTGAGTATAGGCACAGGTAATTTCGTTAATCCTCAGGCACCTTTAGAGATTTTACAGGGAATCAAAGAGTACTGTGAGGAACATGGACTGGCTTCCGTGAAGGATTTAGTAGGATTAGCGCATCATTGA
- a CDS encoding dihydroorotate dehydrogenase electron transfer subunit, protein MLTKGQVVVHESMGEEKHKLRRLVLKGPIARNAQAGQFVAIQVQDSSISSFDPLLRRPISLAYISSENDEITLLYRVQGRGTEILARAKDGEVLSIMGPLGHGFSLPEAGELWLVAGGIGIFPLYPLAISALSKGLTVRLFWGGENQSFLESAGLSSWEKLEIPLYLSTLDGSLGEKGLVTEQINNQLGKMSLSSSQIWVAACGPKKMMQAVTEICKNVKVPIEVSLEERMGCAVGACLGCVCTLIDETGAYIHKKVCQDGPVFRGEEVVWDESC, encoded by the coding sequence ATGCTTACCAAAGGACAAGTGGTAGTTCATGAATCCATGGGAGAAGAGAAGCATAAGCTTAGAAGGTTAGTGCTGAAAGGACCGATTGCAAGAAATGCCCAGGCGGGACAATTCGTTGCAATCCAAGTCCAGGACTCATCAATCTCGTCATTTGATCCCTTGTTAAGGCGGCCGATTAGTTTAGCCTATATCTCTTCAGAGAATGACGAAATTACTTTGCTCTATCGAGTTCAGGGGCGAGGAACAGAAATTCTGGCACGAGCGAAGGATGGAGAAGTCCTTAGTATTATGGGCCCTTTGGGACATGGCTTTTCTCTGCCGGAAGCAGGAGAATTATGGTTGGTAGCCGGAGGAATCGGAATTTTTCCGTTATATCCCTTAGCAATTAGTGCGCTGAGTAAGGGGTTAACCGTTCGATTGTTTTGGGGAGGAGAAAACCAATCGTTTCTGGAGAGTGCCGGTCTTTCCTCCTGGGAGAAATTAGAAATTCCGCTTTATCTGAGTACACTTGATGGAAGTCTAGGGGAAAAGGGTCTTGTGACTGAACAAATAAATAATCAGTTAGGAAAAATGTCTTTAAGCAGTAGCCAAATCTGGGTAGCGGCTTGTGGTCCAAAGAAGATGATGCAGGCCGTTACGGAGATTTGTAAAAACGTTAAAGTACCTATAGAGGTTTCTCTGGAAGAAAGAATGGGGTGTGCAGTTGGAGCCTGCTTGGGTTGTGTGTGCACTTTAATCGATGAAACAGGAGCATATATTCATAAAAAAGTATGTCAGGATGGGCCAGTCTTCCGGGGAGAGGAGGTTGTATGGGATGAATCCTGTTAA
- the carB gene encoding carbamoyl-phosphate synthase large subunit produces MPKKEWKKVLVIGSGPIVIGQAAEFDYAGTQACRALREEGIEVILVNSNPATIMTDRETADRVYIEPLTVESMERIIERERPDGLIPTMGGQTGLNLAYQLAKRGVLERCEVTLMGTSLKSIDQAEDRESFRALMKELGEPIPESMIVSQVDDALKFADVTGYPLIVRPAFTLGGTGGGIVQNKTELQQIAESGLQASLIGQILVERSVAGWKEVEFEVLRDGAGNCITICHMENMDPVGIHTGDSIVVAPCQTLTDREVQTLRSASLRIVNGLGIEGGCNVQFALHPSQMEYVVIEVNPRLSRSSALASKATGYPIAKVAAKIALGYALTELKNAVTGKTSACFEPALDYVVVKFPRWPFDKFTEADRHLGTQMKATGEVMGIGRNLESALLKAIRSLDIKVYGVRLAELEGLSDAELKDACLKPDDRQLFVFAEGLRRGWTVDWLVQETGWNRYYLNILKRLVDETILVEQTPWDEASLLRVKRLGFSDLEIASLWKTTEDKVHQFRKEQKIQPIFKMVDTCAAEFEATTPYFYSSYDLEDEGDVHKRPKVVVLGSGSIRIGQGIEFDYCSVHAVLALRKAGYESIIINNNPETVSTDFDTADRLYFEPLTLEDVSEILDKEQPDGVVVQFGGQTAIGLASGLARRGYKILGTTVEDIDRAEERGNFDRVLQELGAQRPRGGGARNMEQVQRVALEIGFPLVVRPSYVLGGRAMDIVYEEKELEPVIKRAFSASSDQEIWMDQYLLGTEVEVDAISDGENVFIPGIMEHLERAGVHSGDSIAVYPPQTLDLNMKERIIALTKSLARSLKIKGLLNIQYVIYHQELYVLEVNPRSSRTVPFLSKVTGVPIVDWASKVILGRKWEEIGIPHGLWPVSDRVAVKAPVFSFSKLQRVEPSLGPEMKSTGEVMGMDKTYEKALYKALLGAGLSFTTYGSVLITLADRDKAEGLELARRFAEIGFRILATEGTTRYLKTQGLRVETIAKLHDGSNEIIDGIRKQKIQYVVNTTTHGRVQESDGFAIRRAAVEHGIPCFTSLDTAAALLQVLESISPGLLPL; encoded by the coding sequence ATGCCCAAAAAAGAGTGGAAAAAGGTTTTGGTAATTGGCTCAGGCCCCATCGTAATTGGACAGGCGGCAGAATTTGACTATGCCGGCACACAAGCTTGCCGAGCTCTTCGCGAGGAAGGGATTGAGGTCATTCTTGTAAATTCCAATCCTGCCACAATCATGACGGATCGTGAAACAGCAGATCGGGTTTATATAGAGCCTTTAACTGTGGAATCTATGGAACGGATCATTGAACGGGAGAGGCCTGACGGGTTGATACCTACGATGGGTGGACAAACAGGCTTAAACTTAGCGTATCAGCTTGCTAAAAGAGGGGTTTTGGAGCGCTGTGAGGTCACTCTAATGGGAACCTCGCTGAAAAGCATTGACCAAGCTGAAGATCGAGAGAGCTTTAGGGCTCTAATGAAAGAACTTGGCGAGCCGATTCCGGAAAGCATGATTGTTTCCCAGGTTGACGATGCCCTGAAATTTGCGGATGTTACCGGTTATCCACTTATTGTTCGGCCGGCCTTTACCTTGGGTGGAACCGGAGGAGGAATTGTTCAAAACAAAACTGAACTTCAACAGATTGCAGAAAGTGGCCTTCAGGCAAGTCTGATTGGTCAGATTCTTGTAGAGAGAAGTGTAGCCGGTTGGAAGGAAGTCGAGTTTGAGGTTTTACGGGATGGAGCAGGCAACTGTATTACCATATGTCACATGGAAAATATGGATCCCGTAGGAATACATACAGGTGACAGTATTGTTGTAGCACCTTGTCAAACATTAACTGACCGAGAGGTTCAAACCCTGCGCAGTGCCTCTTTAAGAATTGTTAATGGTCTAGGGATTGAAGGTGGGTGTAACGTCCAATTTGCTCTCCATCCTTCCCAAATGGAATATGTTGTGATCGAGGTCAATCCTCGCTTAAGTCGCTCAAGTGCTTTGGCCTCAAAGGCTACGGGATATCCTATTGCTAAAGTCGCTGCTAAGATAGCCTTAGGTTATGCTCTAACAGAACTCAAGAATGCTGTGACGGGAAAGACCTCCGCTTGTTTTGAGCCGGCCCTGGACTATGTGGTTGTGAAGTTTCCGCGCTGGCCCTTTGATAAATTTACAGAGGCAGATCGTCATTTAGGGACTCAGATGAAGGCAACGGGGGAAGTAATGGGGATAGGTCGGAACTTGGAATCCGCCCTGCTCAAAGCCATCCGTTCTCTTGATATAAAAGTTTATGGGGTTCGCCTGGCGGAGCTTGAGGGACTTTCAGACGCGGAACTTAAAGACGCTTGTTTAAAACCCGATGATCGCCAGTTGTTTGTTTTTGCTGAAGGTTTGAGACGCGGTTGGACAGTAGATTGGTTGGTTCAAGAAACCGGTTGGAATCGATACTATTTGAATATACTAAAACGTCTTGTTGATGAGACAATATTAGTGGAACAGACTCCTTGGGATGAGGCAAGTTTGCTTCGAGTAAAACGGCTAGGGTTTTCTGACTTGGAGATTGCATCTCTCTGGAAAACTACTGAGGACAAAGTACATCAATTTAGAAAAGAGCAAAAAATACAACCTATTTTTAAAATGGTGGATACCTGCGCCGCAGAATTTGAAGCGACAACACCTTACTTTTATTCCAGTTATGATCTGGAAGATGAAGGGGATGTTCATAAACGGCCTAAAGTTGTCGTTCTGGGTTCAGGCTCAATTCGCATAGGACAGGGTATAGAATTTGATTATTGTTCAGTACATGCTGTACTGGCCCTGAGAAAAGCGGGTTATGAAAGCATTATAATCAATAACAATCCGGAAACAGTGTCGACGGATTTTGACACGGCTGATCGTCTTTATTTTGAACCATTAACCTTGGAGGATGTTTCCGAGATTTTAGATAAAGAACAACCTGATGGAGTAGTCGTTCAGTTCGGTGGGCAGACGGCAATAGGTTTAGCAAGCGGCCTAGCAAGACGTGGGTATAAGATTTTGGGCACGACGGTAGAAGATATCGATCGTGCGGAAGAGAGAGGGAATTTCGACCGGGTACTGCAAGAGCTAGGTGCTCAGCGGCCTCGCGGGGGCGGTGCCAGGAATATGGAGCAGGTGCAGCGAGTGGCACTGGAGATTGGATTTCCGTTAGTTGTGCGACCGTCTTATGTTCTCGGTGGCCGGGCTATGGACATCGTTTATGAAGAGAAGGAATTAGAACCGGTTATTAAGCGAGCTTTTTCCGCATCCTCAGACCAGGAGATCTGGATGGATCAATATCTCCTTGGTACAGAGGTTGAGGTTGATGCTATCTCAGATGGGGAGAATGTTTTTATCCCCGGGATTATGGAACATTTGGAGAGGGCCGGAGTTCATTCCGGAGATTCTATAGCAGTCTATCCGCCTCAAACTCTCGACTTAAACATGAAAGAACGTATTATTGCTTTGACAAAATCCTTAGCACGATCCTTGAAGATAAAAGGTTTGCTTAATATACAATATGTCATTTACCACCAAGAACTCTATGTTCTAGAGGTTAATCCGCGATCAAGCCGTACAGTTCCCTTTCTAAGTAAAGTTACCGGGGTTCCAATTGTTGATTGGGCTTCCAAAGTTATCCTGGGCAGAAAATGGGAAGAAATAGGTATCCCACACGGCCTCTGGCCTGTCAGTGATAGAGTTGCTGTCAAAGCACCTGTTTTTTCCTTCTCTAAGCTGCAAAGAGTCGAACCGTCGTTAGGCCCTGAGATGAAATCTACGGGTGAAGTTATGGGCATGGACAAAACCTATGAAAAGGCTCTCTACAAGGCGTTGCTGGGAGCGGGATTGTCCTTTACGACTTATGGGTCTGTGTTAATAACCTTGGCAGATCGGGATAAAGCGGAAGGGTTGGAGCTGGCAAGACGTTTCGCAGAAATTGGTTTCCGTATCTTAGCTACTGAGGGGACTACCCGCTATTTAAAGACTCAGGGATTAAGGGTAGAAACAATTGCCAAGCTGCATGATGGTTCTAACGAAATCATCGATGGTATTCGCAAACAAAAGATTCAATACGTTGTCAATACAACAACTCATGGTCGAGTCCAAGAAAGTGATGGCTTTGCGATCCGTAGAGCAGCTGTAGAACATGGAATCCCTTGCTTCACAAGTTTAGATACTGCGGCAGCGTTGCTTCAAGTTTTGGAAAGCATTTCTCCGGGGCTCTTGCCTCTATAG
- the carA gene encoding glutamine-hydrolyzing carbamoyl-phosphate synthase small subunit, which yields MAYLIFEDGTTFEGEEFGGWEKSFTQVEEQEVVFNTSMSGYQEMVTDLSYAGQILVLTQPLIGNYGWHHEENEADKTRLQGLILRELSGGEGSQHGEGSLEDYCYQHGVQGLKGVDTRALTRYLRQFGTLPGVLVRTKEIGQEYWRNSKKKIKENSEHWVYRSTVKESFEIPGSGPLIAVIDFGVKRNIIRNLQKRGFRIMVFPARTKAEEILKNRPSGIVLSNGPGDPEELPEEIATVRKLYDKLPILGICLGHQLLALAAGGRTYKLLYGHRGGNHPVIDIRSGKATMTSQNHGYAVQEDSLKGSGFEVTLLNLNDGTVEGMEHTSYPILSVQFHPEGAPGPEENDGIFDRFKSIVLDRSARKGRG from the coding sequence GTGGCTTATCTTATTTTTGAAGATGGGACGACCTTTGAGGGAGAAGAGTTTGGGGGATGGGAAAAGAGTTTCACCCAGGTAGAAGAGCAAGAAGTCGTTTTCAATACCTCAATGAGTGGCTATCAGGAGATGGTTACAGATTTATCCTATGCAGGTCAGATACTTGTCCTTACTCAACCCCTGATTGGAAACTATGGATGGCATCACGAAGAAAATGAAGCGGATAAAACACGCCTGCAAGGGCTCATCCTTCGCGAACTTTCCGGGGGAGAGGGGAGTCAGCATGGTGAGGGGTCTCTGGAGGATTATTGTTATCAGCATGGTGTACAAGGCCTAAAGGGAGTTGATACACGAGCGCTGACCAGATATTTGCGGCAATTTGGAACCTTGCCAGGAGTACTTGTTCGCACTAAAGAGATTGGGCAGGAGTATTGGAGGAATTCGAAGAAAAAAATAAAGGAAAATAGTGAGCATTGGGTCTATCGTTCGACGGTCAAAGAGTCATTTGAAATTCCCGGATCGGGTCCATTAATTGCAGTCATAGATTTTGGCGTAAAACGAAATATCATTCGTAACCTTCAGAAAAGAGGGTTTCGGATTATGGTTTTCCCAGCTAGGACTAAGGCTGAAGAAATACTTAAGAATCGCCCCAGTGGGATTGTTCTGAGCAATGGCCCTGGCGATCCTGAAGAGTTACCAGAAGAAATTGCTACAGTACGGAAGTTATATGATAAGCTGCCGATCTTAGGGATATGTCTGGGACATCAGCTTTTAGCCTTGGCTGCAGGTGGAAGAACCTACAAATTACTTTATGGACATCGGGGCGGGAATCATCCGGTGATCGACATCCGCTCTGGAAAAGCGACAATGACATCCCAAAACCATGGCTACGCTGTACAGGAAGACTCTTTGAAGGGTTCGGGCTTTGAGGTTACCTTGCTGAATCTCAATGATGGAACTGTAGAAGGAATGGAGCATACTTCTTATCCAATTTTATCGGTGCAATTTCATCCGGAAGGGGCTCCGGGGCCTGAGGAGAATGATGGAATTTTCGACCGTTTCAAGTCTATTGTTTTAGACAGATCAGCTCGAAAGGGGAGAGGATAA
- a CDS encoding dihydroorotase: protein MWWLKDVMVIDPSQKISAPQDVLIKDKTVLEISSAMTEEEVIVKAQGKSVETINGKGKYLFPGLIDVHTHLREPGQEDKEDILSGARAAVRGGFTTILAMANTQPPIDNRALVEFVRRQGERAGYAHVFPIGTVTKGMQGSELVEMADMKAGGAVAFSDDGKNIQNAEMMRLALEYAKLTGFPIISHCEDKDLAGDGLMRRGVASGRMGLRGIPASAESVIVARDLILAEETGGKLHLAHISTADSVELIRKAKARGVNVTAEVNPHHLIFCDEEIGITDTVLKVNPPLGSKEDREALIEGLRDGTIDMIATDHAPHTQAEKARPFAEAPFGIASLETALSAVWNYLVLPGRLSPDRVIEAWSMAPAQRFGLNGGTLKPGAIADMVLFDPNFSEMIDSTNLVSKARNTPFLGKIMEGFPVMVWVEGKLVQRDRVVR, encoded by the coding sequence ATGTGGTGGCTTAAAGACGTTATGGTTATAGATCCTAGTCAAAAAATATCTGCTCCCCAGGATGTTCTCATTAAGGATAAAACAGTATTAGAAATTTCCTCGGCGATGACCGAAGAGGAAGTTATCGTAAAAGCGCAGGGCAAATCTGTGGAAACAATCAATGGGAAAGGTAAATATCTATTTCCAGGACTTATTGATGTACACACTCACCTGCGTGAACCAGGTCAAGAGGATAAAGAAGATATTTTAAGTGGAGCACGTGCTGCAGTACGGGGTGGATTTACAACAATTCTGGCCATGGCTAACACACAACCTCCCATAGATAATCGAGCTTTGGTCGAGTTTGTACGTAGACAAGGTGAACGTGCCGGATATGCCCATGTCTTTCCCATAGGGACAGTCACTAAAGGTATGCAGGGCAGTGAACTGGTAGAGATGGCGGATATGAAAGCAGGAGGAGCAGTAGCTTTTTCGGATGATGGTAAAAACATTCAGAACGCAGAAATGATGAGGCTTGCTCTAGAATATGCCAAACTTACGGGCTTTCCGATTATCAGTCACTGTGAGGATAAAGATTTAGCCGGAGATGGCCTTATGCGAAGAGGCGTGGCCTCAGGGAGGATGGGATTAAGAGGAATTCCGGCCAGTGCCGAGAGTGTAATAGTGGCCAGGGATTTAATTCTAGCCGAGGAAACTGGTGGGAAGCTTCATCTGGCCCATATTTCAACTGCTGATAGCGTAGAGCTGATTCGAAAAGCTAAAGCACGAGGTGTCAATGTAACGGCAGAGGTCAATCCCCATCATCTCATCTTTTGTGATGAAGAGATAGGCATTACAGATACAGTGCTTAAGGTAAATCCTCCCCTGGGTTCGAAAGAGGATCGGGAAGCCTTAATTGAAGGGCTGCGTGATGGAACTATTGATATGATAGCAACTGATCATGCCCCACACACTCAGGCAGAAAAAGCGCGACCTTTTGCAGAAGCTCCTTTTGGAATTGCTAGTCTCGAGACTGCCTTGAGTGCTGTGTGGAATTACTTGGTATTACCCGGGCGATTGTCCCCGGATCGTGTGATTGAGGCCTGGAGTATGGCTCCGGCACAACGGTTTGGTTTGAACGGGGGAACCCTCAAGCCTGGGGCAATAGCGGATATGGTGCTTTTTGATCCGAACTTCTCAGAGATGATCGATTCGACGAACTTAGTTTCTAAAGCTCGTAATACTCCGTTTTTAGGAAAGATCATGGAAGGGTTCCCGGTGATGGTTTGGGTTGAAGGTAAGTTAGTGCAGAGGGATAGAGTTGTTAGATAG
- a CDS encoding aspartate carbamoyltransferase catalytic subunit — MKWQRKDILAIEDMSVEEIRHILHTAKVMKEILMRPIKKLPTLKGKSVVNLFYEASTRTRTSFEMAAKVLGADTTSIAVAQSSVSKGESLYDTAKTIQAMRADVVILRHPSSGSAKFLADILDPAVINAGDGQHAHPTQALLDIFTMQEHLGELEGKNVVIVGDVLHSRVARSNAWCLQKMGVNVTLAGPPTLVPAEMEGLGVNMTHDLDSALPGADIVMALRLQLERQKSGLFPSLREYSHLYGLTTERLKKTGKQSIVLHPGPMNRGVEISDDVANGVDALIERQVTNGVAIRMALIYLLIGGSGNVVA, encoded by the coding sequence ATGAAGTGGCAGCGTAAAGATATTCTAGCGATTGAGGATATGAGTGTGGAGGAAATCCGTCATATTTTGCATACTGCAAAAGTGATGAAAGAGATTTTAATGCGTCCAATAAAAAAATTGCCTACATTAAAAGGAAAATCAGTAGTTAATCTTTTCTATGAAGCAAGTACAAGGACTCGAACCTCCTTTGAAATGGCTGCGAAGGTTTTAGGGGCTGATACAACAAGTATTGCAGTTGCTCAGAGCAGTGTAAGTAAAGGAGAGAGCTTATATGATACAGCAAAGACGATTCAGGCAATGAGAGCTGATGTCGTGATACTGAGGCATCCTAGTTCAGGTTCAGCGAAGTTTTTAGCAGATATCTTAGACCCGGCAGTCATTAATGCAGGTGATGGGCAGCATGCCCACCCAACCCAAGCATTACTGGATATATTTACGATGCAGGAACATTTGGGAGAGCTAGAAGGTAAGAACGTGGTCATTGTGGGGGATGTTTTACATTCTAGGGTTGCTAGAAGTAATGCTTGGTGTCTGCAAAAGATGGGGGTAAATGTGACTTTGGCCGGACCTCCGACGCTTGTTCCCGCTGAAATGGAAGGATTGGGAGTTAACATGACTCATGATCTAGACAGTGCTTTACCCGGAGCGGATATCGTTATGGCCCTTCGCCTCCAACTTGAAAGACAGAAAAGCGGACTCTTTCCCAGTCTCCGTGAATATAGCCACCTGTATGGCTTGACCACAGAGCGTCTCAAGAAAACAGGCAAACAAAGCATCGTGTTGCACCCCGGCCCGATGAATAGAGGGGTTGAAATTTCCGATGATGTTGCTAATGGGGTCGACGCCTTGATTGAGCGTCAAGTCACGAATGGTGTAGCAATCCGTATGGCATTGATTTATTTACTGATAGGAGGGTCCGGCAATGTGGTGGCTTAA
- the pyrR gene encoding bifunctional pyr operon transcriptional regulator/uracil phosphoribosyltransferase PyrR — protein sequence MEGTIKSKILDPDGIRRAVTRIAHEIVEKNKGTDKLVLVGIRRRGVPLAERIQQYIEEFEGVKVPLGILDITLYRDDLSTIDIHPVVHETDIPVSIEGKAVILIDDVLYTGRTARAALDATMDIGRPERIQLAVLVDRGHRELPIRADFVGKNLPTSRREIVAVRLKEVDGDEDVLLLERDDDINKI from the coding sequence TTGGAAGGAACAATAAAGAGTAAGATTTTAGATCCGGATGGAATTCGCCGGGCAGTAACTCGTATTGCTCATGAAATTGTCGAAAAGAATAAAGGTACTGATAAACTTGTCCTAGTAGGGATTCGTAGAAGAGGAGTGCCTCTTGCGGAACGAATCCAGCAGTACATCGAAGAATTCGAGGGAGTAAAGGTTCCATTGGGAATCCTGGATATTACTCTTTACCGAGACGATCTCAGTACCATTGACATTCACCCTGTCGTTCATGAAACAGACATTCCGGTAAGTATTGAAGGTAAAGCGGTTATTTTAATTGATGATGTACTTTACACAGGCCGAACGGCTCGTGCAGCTTTAGACGCAACAATGGATATAGGAAGACCTGAACGAATTCAGTTGGCCGTGCTGGTCGACCGGGGACATAGAGAGTTGCCTATCCGAGCAGATTTTGTTGGTAAGAACCTTCCCACCTCTCGTCGAGAAATTGTTGCTGTTCGACTTAAAGAAGTGGATGGGGACGAAGACGTGCTCTTGCTCGAAAGAGATGATGATATTAATAAAATTTAA
- a CDS encoding RluA family pseudouridine synthase, protein MLIDSTNNSGLDCSDCGLDEDEHIPSCEQVFELPEGVRLDLGVTEVLEKSRSFVQGLITKEWVLVNGLARKSNYKIRQGDLVKVTIPAPRESSATPENIPLEIIYQDEDVLVVNKPQGMVVHPAPGAWTGTMVNALLYHCDNLSGINGVLRPGIVHRIDKDTSGILVVAKNDFSHQGLAAQLKAHSMERKYLALVHGVMTEPSGTVDAPIGRDPSDRKRMAVVMQNSKQAVTHYTVVERFGDTSYLEVCLETGRTHQIRVHMAYIKHPIIGDPVYGPKKNQFGIQGQMLHAAHLGFEHPRNGSWMSFGSPLPNKFAALLEKMR, encoded by the coding sequence GTGTTAATTGATTCAACAAATAATTCAGGATTAGATTGCTCCGATTGCGGATTGGATGAAGATGAACATATACCTTCTTGCGAGCAAGTGTTTGAACTTCCTGAAGGAGTTCGCTTAGATCTTGGAGTAACTGAAGTTTTAGAAAAAAGCCGTTCTTTCGTTCAGGGTCTAATCACAAAAGAATGGGTACTTGTTAATGGGTTAGCTAGAAAATCGAATTACAAAATACGCCAAGGGGATCTAGTAAAAGTCACTATTCCGGCTCCAAGAGAATCTTCGGCTACACCGGAAAATATTCCCCTGGAGATTATTTACCAGGATGAGGATGTTTTAGTTGTCAATAAACCTCAAGGAATGGTAGTTCATCCGGCTCCCGGGGCTTGGACGGGAACGATGGTTAATGCTTTACTATACCACTGTGATAACCTTTCCGGAATCAATGGAGTGTTGCGACCGGGGATTGTACACCGCATAGACAAGGATACATCGGGGATTTTGGTGGTGGCCAAGAACGACTTTTCACACCAAGGTCTTGCGGCACAGCTTAAAGCACATTCCATGGAGAGAAAATACTTGGCCCTGGTTCACGGGGTCATGACGGAGCCATCAGGAACCGTCGATGCCCCAATTGGCCGTGATCCTTCTGATCGAAAACGCATGGCGGTGGTTATGCAGAATTCGAAACAGGCTGTGACACATTATACCGTTGTTGAACGTTTCGGTGATACTTCATATTTGGAAGTTTGCTTAGAGACAGGGCGAACCCATCAGATACGCGTACATATGGCTTATATAAAACACCCGATTATAGGGGATCCGGTATACGGTCCTAAGAAGAATCAATTTGGAATACAAGGTCAAATGCTTCATGCAGCTCATTTAGGTTTTGAGCATCCGCGCAATGGGTCATGGATGAGTTTCGGGTCGCCTCTGCCGAATAAGTTTGCCGCTCTGCTTGAAAAAATGCGCTAG